Proteins encoded by one window of Thermoplasmata archaeon:
- the moaC gene encoding cyclic pyranopterin monophosphate synthase MoaC gives MIDISKKPDVLRSAVAGGELVLKTATIKEIENNNIKKGNVFEVAKVAGNNAIKKTSDLIPYCHQIPVEAIDFNFKIDGNRIIARCSVKAHYKTGVEMEALVGVSIALLTIWDMVKYLEKDESGNYPITSIKDVEVIEKIKERKK, from the coding sequence ATGATAGACATATCTAAAAAACCGGATGTTCTGAGATCTGCCGTTGCTGGTGGTGAGCTTGTACTTAAAACTGCAACTATTAAAGAAATAGAAAATAATAATATCAAAAAAGGCAATGTTTTCGAGGTTGCCAAAGTTGCTGGAAACAATGCCATCAAAAAAACCAGTGATTTAATTCCATATTGCCATCAAATTCCTGTTGAAGCTATAGATTTCAATTTTAAGATCGATGGAAACCGAATAATTGCAAGGTGCAGTGTTAAAGCGCATTACAAGACAGGTGTGGAGATGGAGGCTTTAGTTGGGGTAAGCATTGCGCTGCTAACTATATGGGACATGGTTAAATATTTGGAAAAAGATGAGTCTGGAAACTATCCAATAACTTCCATAAAAGATGTAGAAGTGATTGAAAAAATAAAAGAGAGAAAAAAATGA
- a CDS encoding OsmC family protein, whose product MAIIEWTEDSKFIAISRASHGLVIDGDSKIGAAPMELVLIGVASCTGSDVVAILKKMRADLKGLKVYIEGERAEEYPKVYTRIKLKYTAKGNIDEKDLKKAIDLSQEKYCSASIMLKRSGTIFDIEYEIEP is encoded by the coding sequence ATGGCAATTATCGAGTGGACTGAAGACTCTAAGTTTATAGCGATTAGCAGAGCATCACATGGTTTGGTAATTGACGGTGATTCGAAGATTGGGGCTGCTCCAATGGAGCTGGTATTGATTGGAGTAGCGAGCTGTACAGGCAGTGATGTTGTGGCTATTCTAAAAAAGATGCGCGCAGACCTGAAAGGATTAAAAGTGTATATTGAAGGAGAGAGAGCTGAAGAATATCCCAAAGTTTATACGCGCATAAAGTTAAAATACACCGCAAAGGGAAACATAGATGAAAAGGACCTGAAAAAAGCGATAGATTTGTCTCAGGAAAAATACTGTTCTGCCAGCATCATGCTAAAAAGAAGCGGTACTATTTTTGACATAGAGTACGAGATCGAACCCTAA
- a CDS encoding MoaD/ThiS family protein, with protein sequence MIIKVLYFGIYRDMTKKEYEKVELDEGIDTDALLKFLKTKYPNLEKYPEMIISLNYRYCGKPCRLSENDEVAIMSPVSGG encoded by the coding sequence ATGATTATAAAAGTGCTTTATTTTGGGATATATAGAGATATGACTAAAAAAGAATATGAAAAAGTGGAACTAGATGAAGGAATAGATACTGATGCATTACTAAAGTTCTTGAAAACAAAATATCCAAACTTAGAAAAATATCCGGAAATGATTATATCCTTAAATTACAGGTACTGTGGTAAGCCCTGCCGCCTGAGCGAAAATGATGAAGTGGCAATAATGTCTCCTGTAAGTGGCGGTTAG